From the Alteromonas sp. CI.11.F.A3 genome, the window TCACCTTTTTGGCTGGACAGCCCATATTGATATCGATGATTTGCGCACCGTTCTCAACATTAAATTGTGCCGCTTGGGCCATAAGCTCTGGATCAGCGCCTGCAATCTGTACAGAACGAATACCTTCTTCGCCCTCATGATTCATTCGTGCTTGTGATTTTGCGGTATTCCATACCTTTGGATTGCTAGAAAGCATTTCCGATACCACAAGCCCCGCACCCATACGTTTACATAGTTGACGAAATGGACGGTCAGTCACGCCAGCCATTGGTGCTAGCATCAAATTGTTGTCTAACGTGTAGGGACCAATTCGCATATTTCGCCATCTAGAACTGCACAGAATTTATACACCCGGCTAAAACGGGGCGCTAAGTGTACGTGTTTTCGCAATACTTGAAAAGGCTAAAAATCACACAAAATTTCACTCTATGGGCTTGACAGTGAAAAAAAACTGTAACATTAGCTATCTATCACTGTTTTGCAGAGTGAATTTTGTGCAATTCTCTTAAAGGCCGCGAATTGAAAGGCATTGAAAGACAAAAAATTTACATTTAGGCGTGTTTTTTACCAGACACTCGTGCCCATTCTCCATCAATCGCACTCTCATCAAGGGCGAAATCTCGGGTGTAGGCAGCTTCAATTTTGGTTACTTGTTCGGCAAGAATGCCCGAAAGGACGAGTAAGCCCGACGGTTTGCAGTAAGATGAAATAACATCTTGAAGCTCTAGAAGTGGCCCAGACAATATATTCGCCATCACTACATCGGCCTCTAGTGTGGGCTGATCAGCGGGCAAGAATACATCCAGTCTATCTTCAACACCGTTACGGCGGGCATTTTCTTGTGTGGCTTGAAGGGCTTGCGGGTCGATATCAATAGCAACTACCCGTTTAGCACCTAATTTAAGTGCCGCTAGGGCTAAAATGCCTGAGCCACAACCAAAATCCACAACCACTTTATCGGCAACGTCTATACCGTCTAACCAACGTAAGCAAAGGGCAGTAGTAGGGTGAGTACCCGTTCCAAAGGCAAGACCTGGGTCTAGCATAACGTTCACGGCATTAGGGTCTGGTACATCACGCCAGCTTGGGCAAATCCACAAGCGGGTACCAAATTGCATGGGGTGGAAGTTATCCATCCACTCACGCTCCCAGTCTTTATCTTCAAGGGGCTCTAGTTTGTATTTAAAATCTGAACCAAGAATGCGCGCTTTGCCTAATCGTTTGATGATGGCTTTCATGTCATCGGTAGCTTCAAATAAACCTACCACTTGCGTGTCGGGCCACAGCATGATTTCGCCGGGCTTGGGCTCGTACATAGGCGTGTCTTTCGCGTCTACGTAGGTTACAGCTTGCGAACCATTGGCACTAAGCATATCGCCAATTGATTCAGCATATTCTGAGGAGGTATTTATTCGTAACTGTAGCCAGGCCATATTCACACATGTTCAAAGGGTTTGGCTATATTGTACCGCTTGGCTAGTTAAAGCGAAATCATAATGCTGGCAGTAACGCGCGAATTAGCCGTTCGTTTGGGCGTTTTATCCAGTATTTTCATGTGAAAGCGTCTTTTTTTATCAAACTTAAGTATAAAGCGCATGTTTCTTAACTTCTGTTTTTAAAGGGTTTTTGAAATCATTAAGTCTTTTGGCGAATGGTTATTTATTGGCAAGTGTTTATAGTTAATACGTGTTCCATTACCATTTCGCCTTATGCACTATATTGTTGTACTTTTAATTATTTTGTTCTCTTCACACGCCGCATTTGCAAAGCAAATTGAAGTGGTCGTGGGTTGGACAAAACCTCCCTATGTTATCTCAGAACAAGATTCAGGCTTTGAGTTAGAACTAGTGCGGGCAATATTGCTGGAAATGGGGCATGACATGTCGCCTATTTATGTTCCCTTTGGCCGTACCGCCAGCCTAGTGAAAAAAGGCGGGATGGATATAGGGCTAACCTTAAACCCTGGCCACGATATTGACCCAGCTATACTGACTGATGCCTACGTTTATTATCAAAATGTTGCGGTAAGCCGTACTGACAGAAACTTGGAAATTAACGAAATAGAAGACTTACTCGGCCATAGCGTGATTGCTTTTCAAACGGCAATATCGGTATTAGGTGAAGAGTTTAAAAATACACTAGCCCATCAAAAAAACTATATGGAGCTTGCTCAACAAGAAAGGCAGGTCAATTTGCTACTGCTTGGCAGTGTGGATGTTGCGGTGCTTGATAGAAATATTTTTCAATACGTTAAACATCAGTTGCCTGTCGAAAAGCAATACGATACAAAAATACATGAGTTGTTCCCTGTTTCCTCCTACAGTGCGGCCATTCCTGACGAGCAATTAAGAAACGAGTTTAATAGCGTATTGGCTCAATTTATAAAAGACGGGCGCTACCAATCTTTACTTGATGAATTTGGTCTATTTAATTTTATTGAAGAACTGCCTGCACAACCTGCTAAAAAACTGAATTAAGCTTCATTGAATAGTCGCTCTTCGCGGTTTTCTACTTACTATCTTCAAACTCCCCGCCTTATAACCAAAGCCTCATAATCAAAGCCCCATAACCCAAGCCCCTCAATCACAGCAATAAGGCTTGTATTTCTATCTGTTATGTCTTCATTTGTCGCGTTTGCCGAATAAAATGAAGGTTTGAACCTAGTTAGCAACGTATTGCGTAGTAATCGTTTCTATGCACTACTAAGATATTCAAAACTAAAATGCAGATATCTTAAGAACTTGGGGATGAACCACATGAGGGTTACGCTTTTTTACGCCGCTATATTACTTTGCACAGCATGTGCACCATCGCAGTCGACCACAAAAGATGCGGCTGTTGATAGTTCAGTTGAAAATTCAGACGAAGGTACTATTTCTGCATCTATTACGTCTTGGTTAGATAAATCTGCATTAGAGCAAGCACAAGCTATTGCTGAAGGAGAGTTGTCGTCTGAGGCATTAGTGCAAGGCTATCTTGCTCGCATCGAAAAGCTTGATGGTGATGTAAATAGTATTTTGGCACTTAACCCCAATGCTATTGAAGAGGCAAAAGCGGCTGATTTGGCACGTAAAAATAGAATGCGAAAAGGGCCGCTGTTTGGTCTGCCTGTTTTACTGAAAGACAATATTGAAACCAGCGAGCTACCGACTACCGCAGGCGCGATGGCGCTTGTTAATAATGATACAAAGCGAGATGCCCCTATTGTGGCTCGCCTAAAAGCTGCGGGCGCCATTGTGTTAGGTAAAACTAACCTTTCTGAATGGGCTAACTTTCGGTCTGAATCTTCTATTAGTGGTTGGAGCGCCGTAGGCGGGCTAACCCGAAACCCGCATATGTTGTCTCGTAGTGCATGTGGCTCTTCGTCTGGTTCTGGTGCTGCGATGGCATTGCGTTTGGCATCTTTAGCGGTGGGCACTGAAACCAACGGTTCTATTATTTGCCCTTCTTCAATGAACGGTATTGTAGGTTTTAAACCCACCGTTGGGCTATTATCGCGTACCCACATTGTACCCATCTCGTATACCCAAGATACTGCAGGCCCTATGACCGCAAACGTTAACGATGCATGGTTAATGGCTTCAGTGATGGCAGGTGTAGATCCTAAAGACAGCGCCACTAAAGACGCTAGCAAGTATATGCTTAGCGCACCGCAGCAAAGCATGTTAGCGACCGATTTAAAAGGCGTGCGCGTTGGCGTTGTGCGATATCGTCAAGGTGATAACCCTCATGTGCTTTCTACTTATGAAAGAGCCCTAAGTAGCTTAACTGCTGCAGGTGCTGAAATGGTGGAAATTAGCGATTTCAAACAACCTGAAAGCTTTTGGGCAGACTCTTATCAAGTGTTACTCAGCGAGTTTCATTACACGATAAACGAATACCTTGAAAATAGCCCTGCGGATATTCCTGTGCGCAGCTTGTCGGAACTTATCACTTACAATCAAGCTAGCACTCGAGAGCTCGCGCTATTTAATCAAGATATATTCGAAAAGGCCGTGAACACAGACGATACCAAGAGCCAAAAGTACACCTCAGCGTTAGCGCTAGTGAGGGAAACCGCTAAACAGAATGGTATTGATGCCTTAATGGCAGAGCACAAGGTTGATGTACTTGTGGCACCTTCAAATAGCCCCGCTTTTCTGATTGATGGCGTGTATGGCGATCACTCCCCAATGGGCTTTATTGGTATTGGGTATTTGGCGGCTATTGCAGGTTACCCGCACCTTACAGTGCCCGCGGGTGAGGTTAAAAATCTTCCGGTGGGGATCAGCTTTATTGGCAAGCAATGGTACGATGAAAAAGTGTTACGCATTGGCAGTATATTTCAAGCGAAGCATGGGGCGTATATAAAGCCTGGTTTATTACCAAGCCGCCTACATAACCCCGAGTTGTTAAAGGCTGTGAAAGGGCTGTAGTTAGTTTAAACAGCTTAATGTAATTGCAAAAAAAAGCCCCAGTGTCGCTTCATATGTGCGCGAGACTGGGGCTCTTTTAATAATTCGCGTTATTAGCCTGGGCGTTTAACCCACGCACTACACCAACCATTGGCATTAACCAATTTGTTAGGGAATATGGCACAAGGGCGGTGTTGTTCACCGTCGGCACCTTGAATGTACATGCAGTTATTACATTTAGCACCGTCTACAGTAGACGCCGCAGTATAGTTTAATGCTTTCGCGCTTGGATCATCTGCTTGTAATTGTTCTTGCGCATTAGCACGTAACGCAACGCTTCCTAACGTTAGACCTATCAAAGATGTACCTGACAATTTCAGAAAGTCACGACGGTTTACAGACTTCATAATTCTCTCCAATTGAGATAATAACGATAATGATTCTTTTTTACTCAGCGCCTAAAACGCAAAAACCTGCCGCAAGGCAGGTTTTGAATAATCTAATTATACTATAACCCGTGGCGTTTGGATCTAATACAAAGCAATAAAGATTTGTTGATATAGATTAACTGTTGCCACCTGAACAACGCCTGAACAGCTAGCAAAATCAATGTTATATGGCATATACGCGCCGTTAATTTATGCGCCAGTTGCTAAACATGAATTATTTTTTAGTTATGCTCGTCTTTGTTAAAGGCTCGTTGGGTTTAGCATAAGCATATTGGGCTATCTTATGCGTACTGTGATAAGTGTCTAGCCCCGAAATGCACGAGGTTTGCAATGATTCAATATCAACATAACCATCTTCGGCGATAGCATTTTTTGGATTGGTATTTTCAAGGGCAGCGCTTGGTGCATTGCTTCGCTTAGTTATAAAGACCTCTTGAATTTCACCTATAATCATTTCGGTTTGATTACACAACGTAAAATGCTGTTCTACTTTCAAGCCCATCTTTACTGCGCTTTCTTTAACGTAAGGCGCGCTGAATGTGTCACTAAACCAGGGCGTTAGCCCAACCTCTTCGAACTCACTCACTCCATTATCGTACCGCGCAGACGTTTGATGCGCTTTGTCAGTCCAGCTCGTGTGAACATGATTTAACGTGAACACGCCTTGCTGCTTAATATTGGATAGAGAATCTCGCTGTACAGTGTGCGGACGCATAATAATGCCCAGCAATGGTGGGTTGGCCCCCACATGAACCACAGAACTAATAATCGCTAAGTTGTTGAATCGGCCATCGGTAGTGCCAAGTAAAGAGGAAGATTTAAAGCCTGATAAGCTATTTATAAAGTTGGCGCGATATCGTTGTGGCAGTGCATTGATGTCTTGCAACGAAAAGTGGGTACTACTGTCAGGCATTTTCCTGCTCCGCAATAATATTTAAGTCTTCGCCTTGTTGATAGACGCCAAGTTCAATAGGTTGGCAACATACTTGGCAATCAAGTACCTGCACCTGACCAACATCATTAACCTCGTCAATTTCTACATCATTGGCTGCCATGCAATAAGGGCAAGAGAATTCCATCGATCTCGTTAAGCTCATGATTTCCTCGTATGTGAATTACGTTGTGATAGTTATTACGAGTAAAGTAGAAAACTGGATTGACTGCCAACTTAGCATTGTGACTTAACAAACCACTACGCAAAAGCCCGTGCACCCACGCATGAAATAAAAAGGGAAAAGGTTGAATAATAGGGCTGTATAAATATACACTAATCAAGTATGCAATAGTTTGGTTTTATAATGCGAAAAGATTTGCCACCACGATATTACTTAGCCCACTTTTTTGAATTCTTAGCATTCTTTAAAGGGGCGAATGCTGCGTTGTTAAGCGATAACGCGCGTGACTTTATAGAAAGCTTTAACCAGTTAGATGCTGATAAGCAATGCATCATCGTGCGTGCGGCTAATCGTAAATATGCGGTCATTGATAGATCACAGTTTTCTTATGCAGAAATAGGGAACCCTCAGCAGCAAATTGATGAACTGATTGAAGCTAAGTGGTTCGGCGATTTGCACCATGCTTCGCTACAAGATATTGCAGGCGTACTGACTAAAGACGCGATTTTAAGGTTGTTAGGTGAATACGGTGCCACTCAAGGTTTGGCATCATTAACTAAGCCCGTGCTTGTCTCGCGCTTAGAAGCCTGTATCAATCAGCATGGCTGGCCTGAAGGGTTAAATGAACATACCTACTTAGTGTGTTTGTTTGATGCACCGCTAAAATTTTTATTATTCCTTTATTTTGGCAATACCAAAGGTAGGCTAAATCAATTCTCTATGCGCGACTTAGGCGTCATGCGTACGCGGGGCGATTCGGTGTCAGACATTACCCGTTTCGACAGTAAAGCAGATGCTGAAGCAGCCTGGTTTTATGCAAACCAATTAGAAAAGCTCCCTTTTCTTTCGTCAGCACAAGCTAATGCATTAGCCCAAGACTCCTTCCCCAACAGCGATGGCGTATCGGCTACGTTTTATCGCGATCAGTTTCTGTATGCATTAGCGTTAAAGTTACTAGGCGAGCACCGAGAACAGGCACTTCTTTTGCTATATCAAGCTCAAAGCGATAAAGCGAAAGAGAAATGGATTAGAGAAAGCTATAAAGACGGCAACATCGATAGTGTTAAGGAAGTGCTAGAACACATTATCGATTCGCCACCTTCCGATACGCTGCTGGCGTTTGCTGAAGATTTTTACGCTAGGAAATACCATAAAAAGCGCACCAGTGCAGTGACCGATATGCTAAGAAATGCAAGCCGCACTATTGATATTGATGTTAGCCAGAATCAACAGGTAGAGCGTGGCGTATTAGCCCATTATAAACGCTTGGGTATTGCTGGTTGGCGCACCGAGAACCGATTATGGCGCAGCTTGTTTGGGCTAACCTTTTGGGCACAGTTATATGAAGAAGATACGTTAGTCACTGAGTTTGACAGGCGGCCACTATCGCTTAAACAAAACAACTTTTATGCCCGTTTTGGTGGCAGTATTGAAGCCTTATTTGAACGGTTAGATAGCAAAGATAAGTTTCGCCACCACGTGCACAAAATGGCGACAGCCCACTATGGCAAAGTGAATAGCTTATTCATGTGGAGCAGCCACTTGCTTGAGCCTATCGATGCTCTTATCAAGCACGGGGAGCTTAGCGCTATCGTTAATCTGCTTCGAATGATGAGTGAAGATTTTGCCTCTTTAAGCGACGGCTTCCCTGACATTATGGTGTTTGATGAAAAGCTACGCTTTGAAGAAGTCAAAGCGCCGGGTGATCAGTTAAGACGCAATCAATTGGTGTCTATTCAGAGGTTGCAACGTGCAGGGTTTGAAGTTGCTGTTACTACGGTAAATTGGCATCGCGATCCTAACCAGCCTTATGTGGTGGTTGATATTGAAACCACAGGGGGCAACAACAGCTACAATCGAATTACTGAAATTGGCATGGTGAAAATTGTTGCGGGCGAAGTGGTGGATACTTATCAAACCTTGATCAACCCGCAGCGACGAATTCCGGCTACCATCACACGTCTTACCGGTATTTCTGATGATATGGTGGCTGATGCCCCATTATTTGTAGAAGTCGCTGAACGTATTGCTAGCTTTACCGACGAGGCGGTATTTGTGGCGCACAACGTTAATTTTGATTATGGCTTCATTAAGCAAGAATTTGCACGGTTAGAGCTTCCTTTCAAACGACCTAAGCTGTGTACAGTTCGAGAAATGCGAAAGGTGAACCCAGGGCTACCCTCATATTCATTGGCTAACCTTACTCGGCATTTCGATATTAAAATGGAGCAACATCACCGCGCGCTCTCTGACGCAAAGGCGGCTGCAGCTTTACTTGATATCATTCTAACGATGTCTGCCGAAACGATTAAATAAATGTAAGGTTAGGTAAGGCTAGGTAAGGTGAACATTTTTTCTATATTAGCGTAAAAGTAGTGTTAAATAACAAGAGCTAGCAGTATGCGATATATCGAAGAGCAACATAACGAAGAGCATCCTTCAAAAAAGCGCCCGTCAAAAGAGCATCCAACAGAGATTTATCCCTTAGAGCGTCAGTCTAAAGGGCGGTTTACCGAGGTTGAGCAATCTCGCGTAATTGAAATGGCGTGGGAAGATAGAACCCCTTTCGAGGCAATCGAAAAATTATATGGCTTGCCTGAAAAAGAAGTTATTAAACTGATGCGCAAGAATTTAAAGCATAAGACATTTAAAAATTGGCGAGCAAGAGTGTCTGGACGCAAAACCAAACACGAAATTTTACGTCCAGCTGGCGTAGAAAGAGGATATTGCCCTTCTCAGTACAAACCTAAGAGTGCGAATAAGTAACCTATTCTTCCGCTGGCTTCAACGGCTTTACGGCAGTGACTGGCAGAAGTAGCATCATGAGTTGCTGACGCCAAGGCGTGGGGAATAACGCCGTAGAGCCGTCTTGTGCAGGCTTAGTCTCTGAAATTTGTTGTTTATAGGCTTTATAGTCGGGGCAGCTTTCTTTAAGGCTTTCAATGCGACTTAACACCGAGTCGATAAAAATAGCAGGGCTACGTTGGGTGTTCTGCTTTAAATCTAGTACCAGTTCACGCAAAACATAGGCTTCCCATTCAGAACGGTATTCTCGTTCTAGCTTACTAGGGGCGTGGGAAAGATCTGCCATTTCTTGTTGTAACTTCACTTCGTTTTCGGGCTTATCGTAAAGCACACGCAGGGCAAGCAAAACGTCGATAGACAGGCGTGAAACAGGGAGTTGAGATTTTAGTTCTTCGTAGCGTTTGGGCACCTTGTTAACCTTTTTACCTAAGTGGTAAATATTGAAAAATGAGCAGTAATCGATAGCGCTTTGTGTTAGTAGACACTACCATACTTTAGTAAGCCGCTGTAGTAAATGACTGCGCTAACAAGCGGTTATGTGAATTAAAAAAACGTAATGCGCTGTTGCTGAACTTTAGTGTGTGGCACAAACGTATGAAAGGGTGCACTGTCAAAGTGCGTACGCGTTCTTGCTGTTTGGCCCATCATTTTGGTGGGCCTTTTTTATTGCTCAAATGACACCTTTATGCCAGCAAGTAGCCTACTAACGCTGTCTACCACATCGGCACGAATAAACCACTCTGTGTCATTAATAAGGGTAATGTCACCGCTTATTTCAGCTGAAGCGCCATGCCCGGTACCTAAAAAATCTTCAGTTAGCTCAGCCCTAGGACCAAAGCCTTCACTCACATAAGAATAGTGAGAAAAGTAGGATAAAGGGTAGTTACCCATGCTAGTTTTTCCACTTAAACCAATAACAAACTTTGAACTTGAAGATGACAGTTGTTGCACAGACTCAACGAACAAGGTGTGAGATGGGTTGTATTGCCAGCGATATTCACCGCGAACAAAGTTGCTGTCAGTCATTCGCTCTACACTCACTTCATAGCTGTGGGTCTGCCCCATTTTTGCTGAGTATTCTAATTCAACATAGTTGAGCTGGTGGAAGCTATCAAACGCACTATTGGCATTAGTATTATCAAGCTCGCCAATAACTAGTTCTATTTCGCTGTCCTTTTGCAGGGCATAAACACTTCGCATGCCTTTAATCCACCCGTCTTTAGACAGCCCTGACGAAGAAACGCGGCCTTTATAAGTGGGTATTATTCCTGCCTCCATTTTTCCTTCAGAAAATTCATAGCGTAAATATAAACGCCTAGCGTAAAGGTGATCTGAAGTTTCACTGCCGAAGGTGTTGTGACTGGACGCAAAAGACTCCCCGGTTACCACAAAGCTGTTTAACGACCACGCATCATCGGAGGAGAGGGAAAGCGACGGGTAATAACGCATTCTATACTGATTTCTATGATCTCGGTCTGAGCGCTCGTCAAAGCGAAACTGCATATCTAGCTTCTGCGAAAACACTACGCTCTCACCCAACGCATTAGCGCATATAGTAAAAAAGAGAACAGCAAATACAGTCGCGTTATCAGCCCATTTCATTTCAGTAAAGCCCGATTCATTTATGTGCAGGTTAATTCTAATCAGCTTATACGAAAAAGAACATGGATTAGGTAACTATTTGTCGGGAGAAATTAAGATAAAAAAAGCCGGCGAAAGGCGCCGGCTGAAGACTGGAGGTGGACTCCAATGAGGGTAAACACATAAAACACAACTAAAGTTTCAATAGCAGGGAGGGCTAGGAAACTGAGTTCAGTATATGCCCGTACTTCTCATTTGAAAAACCTTAAAATTTGATTGTTCTAATCGTAAAAACAGAATGAACCACGTGGGCTTTTGAAAACTAGAGCATGAATAGCAATTGGGTAGAAAGGTAGCGTGTAACTAAAGCGGCTTGAAAATGTATTGTAGAAAAAGCGTCAGTGCATATGGAAATATTAGAAAGGAAATAAAATCAGCGCCGTGTAAAACACGGCACCGAATTTTGAGTCTGTTAGGCTATGCCTAGTTTCTTCTCAAGGTAGTGGATGTTTGTTCCACCAGCAAAGAAGTTTTCGTCGGCCATAATAGCGCGCTGTAGTGGAATATTTGTTTTTATTCCCTCAATAACTAGCTCATCTAATGCATGTCGCATTCTAGCAATGGCCTCGTCACGACTTTCACCAAAGGTAATCAATTTACCAATCATAGAGTCGTAGAAAGGCGGCACGGTATAGCCAGAATAAATATGAGATTCCCAACGAATACCTAAGCCACCTGGCGAATGAAAAATATCAATCGTGCCTGGGCTAGGGATAAAGGTTTTAGGATCTTCAGCGTTAATTCGACATTCTATAGCATGACCACGAATTTGAATTTGCGATTGGTCGATAGACAGAGGCTGACCTGCCGCAATGCGCAGTTGTTCTTTGATTAAGTCAACGCCGGTGATCATCTCTGATACTGGGTGCTCAACCTGAATACGGGTATTCATTTCAATGAAATAGAACTCGCCGTTTTCATACAAGAACTCGAACGTACCTGCGCCGCGGTAATTGATTTCAACACATGCTCTACGGCAACGATCACCAATTTTAGTGCGCATTTGCTCAGAAATGCCTGGTGCAGGTGCTTCTTCCACTACCTTTTGGTGGCGACGCTGCATAGAACAGTCACGCTCGCCTAAGTGAATCGCATTACCTTGGCCATCGGCTAAAATCTGAATTTCCACGTGACGTGGATTTTCTAAGAATTTCTCCATGTACACGGTAGCGTTACCAAATGCCGCGCCTGCTTCAGCTTGCGTGGTTTCAATGGCACTAATGAGTTCCGCTTCACTGCGAACCACACGCATACCACGACCACCGCCGCCACCAGCTGCTTTAACAATAATTGGGTAACCAATGCGTTTAGCAATGGCTTTATTTTTATCATTATCGCCAGTAAGCGGGCCGTCTGAACCAGGTACACAGGGTACGCCAGCTTTCTTCATGGCACTAATTGCCGACACTTTATCACCCATCAGGTTAATGGTATCTGCTGTTGGACCAATGAAGATAAAGCCACTTTTTTCAACTGCCTCAGCAAAGTCGGCGTTTTCTGCTAAAAAGCCGTACCCTGGGTGAATAGCAATAGAATTTGTGACTTCTGCCGCCGCAATAATGCGAGGAATATTCAAGTAGCTTTCGGTTGCTGAGGCTTTACCGATACAAATCGACTCGTCTGCCAGCAACACGTGCTTTAAGTTTTTGTCAGCCGTAGAGTGTACCGCAACGGTTTTGATGCCAAGCTCTTTACAGGCACGCAAAATACGAAGGGCAATTTCACCACGGTTTGCAATGAGTACTTTATCTAGCATAGTACGAAGCCCGCTTATTCAATGATGAACATGGCTTGATCAAACTCTACTGGGTCTTGGTTATCTACCAGTATTGCTTTAACCACACCAGATTTGTCTGATTCAATTTGGTTCATCATCTTCATCGCCTCAATAATGCAAAGCGTGTCGCCTGCATTAACCGTTTGACCCACTTCAGCAAACGGTTTTGCTGTAGGTGAAGATGCGCGATAGAAAGTGCCTACCATTGGTGACTTAACCACATGGCCTTCTGGCGCTGCAGGCGCTGCTGCTTGTGCAGGTTCAGCCGCCGCAACAGGTGCTGGAGCAGGAGCTGGTGCCGCATGAGCTGGTGCAGCAAAGCTATAGTTCATTGGCGCTTGAACGCCAGTTGGGCCGCGATGAATTCGAACAGACTCTTCGCCTTCAGTGATCTCAAGTTCGGCGATGCCAGACTCTTCCACTAATTCGATGAGTTTTTTGAT encodes:
- the prmA gene encoding 50S ribosomal protein L11 methyltransferase, which codes for MAWLQLRINTSSEYAESIGDMLSANGSQAVTYVDAKDTPMYEPKPGEIMLWPDTQVVGLFEATDDMKAIIKRLGKARILGSDFKYKLEPLEDKDWEREWMDNFHPMQFGTRLWICPSWRDVPDPNAVNVMLDPGLAFGTGTHPTTALCLRWLDGIDVADKVVVDFGCGSGILALAALKLGAKRVVAIDIDPQALQATQENARRNGVEDRLDVFLPADQPTLEADVVMANILSGPLLELQDVISSYCKPSGLLVLSGILAEQVTKIEAAYTRDFALDESAIDGEWARVSGKKHA
- a CDS encoding substrate-binding periplasmic protein, encoding MHYIVVLLIILFSSHAAFAKQIEVVVGWTKPPYVISEQDSGFELELVRAILLEMGHDMSPIYVPFGRTASLVKKGGMDIGLTLNPGHDIDPAILTDAYVYYQNVAVSRTDRNLEINEIEDLLGHSVIAFQTAISVLGEEFKNTLAHQKNYMELAQQERQVNLLLLGSVDVAVLDRNIFQYVKHQLPVEKQYDTKIHELFPVSSYSAAIPDEQLRNEFNSVLAQFIKDGRYQSLLDEFGLFNFIEELPAQPAKKLN
- a CDS encoding amidase, encoding MRVTLFYAAILLCTACAPSQSTTKDAAVDSSVENSDEGTISASITSWLDKSALEQAQAIAEGELSSEALVQGYLARIEKLDGDVNSILALNPNAIEEAKAADLARKNRMRKGPLFGLPVLLKDNIETSELPTTAGAMALVNNDTKRDAPIVARLKAAGAIVLGKTNLSEWANFRSESSISGWSAVGGLTRNPHMLSRSACGSSSGSGAAMALRLASLAVGTETNGSIICPSSMNGIVGFKPTVGLLSRTHIVPISYTQDTAGPMTANVNDAWLMASVMAGVDPKDSATKDASKYMLSAPQQSMLATDLKGVRVGVVRYRQGDNPHVLSTYERALSSLTAAGAEMVEISDFKQPESFWADSYQVLLSEFHYTINEYLENSPADIPVRSLSELITYNQASTRELALFNQDIFEKAVNTDDTKSQKYTSALALVRETAKQNGIDALMAEHKVDVLVAPSNSPAFLIDGVYGDHSPMGFIGIGYLAAIAGYPHLTVPAGEVKNLPVGISFIGKQWYDEKVLRIGSIFQAKHGAYIKPGLLPSRLHNPELLKAVKGL
- a CDS encoding high-potential iron-sulfur protein: MKSVNRRDFLKLSGTSLIGLTLGSVALRANAQEQLQADDPSAKALNYTAASTVDGAKCNNCMYIQGADGEQHRPCAIFPNKLVNANGWCSAWVKRPG
- a CDS encoding flavin reductase family protein, giving the protein MPDSSTHFSLQDINALPQRYRANFINSLSGFKSSSLLGTTDGRFNNLAIISSVVHVGANPPLLGIIMRPHTVQRDSLSNIKQQGVFTLNHVHTSWTDKAHQTSARYDNGVSEFEEVGLTPWFSDTFSAPYVKESAVKMGLKVEQHFTLCNQTEMIIGEIQEVFITKRSNAPSAALENTNPKNAIAEDGYVDIESLQTSCISGLDTYHSTHKIAQYAYAKPNEPLTKTSITKK
- a CDS encoding CPXCG motif-containing cysteine-rich protein, coding for MSLTRSMEFSCPYCMAANDVEIDEVNDVGQVQVLDCQVCCQPIELGVYQQGEDLNIIAEQENA
- a CDS encoding exonuclease domain-containing protein, encoding MRKDLPPRYYLAHFFEFLAFFKGANAALLSDNARDFIESFNQLDADKQCIIVRAANRKYAVIDRSQFSYAEIGNPQQQIDELIEAKWFGDLHHASLQDIAGVLTKDAILRLLGEYGATQGLASLTKPVLVSRLEACINQHGWPEGLNEHTYLVCLFDAPLKFLLFLYFGNTKGRLNQFSMRDLGVMRTRGDSVSDITRFDSKADAEAAWFYANQLEKLPFLSSAQANALAQDSFPNSDGVSATFYRDQFLYALALKLLGEHREQALLLLYQAQSDKAKEKWIRESYKDGNIDSVKEVLEHIIDSPPSDTLLAFAEDFYARKYHKKRTSAVTDMLRNASRTIDIDVSQNQQVERGVLAHYKRLGIAGWRTENRLWRSLFGLTFWAQLYEEDTLVTEFDRRPLSLKQNNFYARFGGSIEALFERLDSKDKFRHHVHKMATAHYGKVNSLFMWSSHLLEPIDALIKHGELSAIVNLLRMMSEDFASLSDGFPDIMVFDEKLRFEEVKAPGDQLRRNQLVSIQRLQRAGFEVAVTTVNWHRDPNQPYVVVDIETTGGNNSYNRITEIGMVKIVAGEVVDTYQTLINPQRRIPATITRLTGISDDMVADAPLFVEVAERIASFTDEAVFVAHNVNFDYGFIKQEFARLELPFKRPKLCTVREMRKVNPGLPSYSLANLTRHFDIKMEQHHRALSDAKAAAALLDIILTMSAETIK
- a CDS encoding TIGR03643 family protein; translated protein: MAWEDRTPFEAIEKLYGLPEKEVIKLMRKNLKHKTFKNWRARVSGRKTKHEILRPAGVERGYCPSQYKPKSANK
- the accC gene encoding acetyl-CoA carboxylase biotin carboxylase subunit, producing MLDKVLIANRGEIALRILRACKELGIKTVAVHSTADKNLKHVLLADESICIGKASATESYLNIPRIIAAAEVTNSIAIHPGYGFLAENADFAEAVEKSGFIFIGPTADTINLMGDKVSAISAMKKAGVPCVPGSDGPLTGDNDKNKAIAKRIGYPIIVKAAGGGGGRGMRVVRSEAELISAIETTQAEAGAAFGNATVYMEKFLENPRHVEIQILADGQGNAIHLGERDCSMQRRHQKVVEEAPAPGISEQMRTKIGDRCRRACVEINYRGAGTFEFLYENGEFYFIEMNTRIQVEHPVSEMITGVDLIKEQLRIAAGQPLSIDQSQIQIRGHAIECRINAEDPKTFIPSPGTIDIFHSPGGLGIRWESHIYSGYTVPPFYDSMIGKLITFGESRDEAIARMRHALDELVIEGIKTNIPLQRAIMADENFFAGGTNIHYLEKKLGIA